In a single window of the Halomicroarcula saliterrae genome:
- a CDS encoding DoxX family protein encodes MPFETTAGAATFLAGRALLGGVFAYLGVSNLLDVRAKIAYARDTGIPLASVAVPAAFVLLVIGGLGVLTGVYPAVASLAIIAFFAGVTPAMHAFWRIEDPDERESEKTQFLLNTALLGSALVLLALGGTNWPYGL; translated from the coding sequence ATGCCGTTCGAGACGACCGCCGGGGCCGCGACGTTCCTCGCTGGGCGGGCCCTCCTCGGCGGGGTCTTCGCCTATCTCGGCGTCAGCAACCTGCTCGACGTGCGAGCCAAGATCGCCTACGCCCGCGACACGGGTATTCCGCTGGCCAGCGTCGCCGTCCCCGCCGCCTTCGTGTTGCTGGTGATCGGTGGGCTCGGCGTTCTCACCGGTGTGTATCCGGCCGTTGCCAGCCTCGCGATTATCGCGTTCTTCGCCGGCGTCACACCGGCGATGCACGCCTTCTGGCGCATCGAGGACCCGGACGAACGGGAGTCAGAGAAGACACAGTTCCTGCTCAACACCGCCCTGCTCGGAAGCGCGCTCGTCCTCCTCGCGCTCGGCGGCACGAACTGGCCGTACGGACTGTAA